The following coding sequences are from one Penaeus monodon isolate SGIC_2016 chromosome 21, NSTDA_Pmon_1, whole genome shotgun sequence window:
- the LOC119586194 gene encoding voltage-dependent anion-selective channel-like, with protein MAPPVYGDLGKSAKDVFGKGYHFGVLKLECKSKTNTGVEINAGGTNALESGKVAGNLETKYKVKEHGLTFTEKWNTDNTLNTEVAIEDKVAKGLKLVLNTTFAPQTGKKSGVLKSTYKTDALSVNLDSTLDLGGPVVNGAAVASYKNWLVGYQMSFDTAKSKLTKNNFAVGFTNPDFILHTYANDGAEFGGSLFHKISPELEGAVDLSWAAGSNTTRFAIGCKYALDKDAALRAKVNNSSQVGLGYQQKVRDGITLTLSTLIDGKNFNQGGHKVGLAVELEA; from the exons ATGGCTCCCCCAGTGTATGGTGATCTCGGCAAGTCTGCCAAGGATGTGTTTGGCAAGGGATACCACTTTGGCGTGCTCAAGTTGGAGTGCAAGAGCAAAACCAACACTGGTGTCGAGATCAACGCTGGTGGCACAAATGCCCTGGAGTCGGGCAAGGTTGCTGGAAACCTTGAGACCAAGTACAAGGTGAAGGAGCATG GCCTGACCTTCACCGAGAAGTGGAACACAGACAACACCCTCAACACAGAGGTTGCCATTGAAGATAAGGTTGCCAAGGGCCTCAAGCTAGTCCTGAACACCACATTTGCCCCCCAGACTGGCAAGAAGTCTGGAGTGCTCAAGTCCACTTACAAGACTGATGCCCTCTCTGTCAACCTGGACTCCACCCTAGACCTGGGTGGTCCCGTCGTCAATGGTGCTGCAGTTGCCAGCTACAAGAACTGGCTGGTTGGCTACCAGATGTCCTTCGACACAGCCAAGTCAAAGCTCACCAAGAACAACTTCGCTGTTGGCTTCACCAACCCCGACTTCATCCTCCACACATACGCCAACGATGGTGCTGAGTTCGGTGGCTCCCTCTTCCACAAAATCAGCCCTGAGCTGGAGGGCGCTGTGGACCTGTCATGGGCTGCTGGCTCCAACACCACCCGCTTTGCCATTGGCTGCAAGTATGCCCTGGACAAGGATGCTGCTCTACGAGCCAAGGTGAACAACTCTTCGCAGGTCGGCTTGGGCTACCAGCAGAAGGTCCGTGATGGCATCACCCTCACCCTGTCCACACTCATTGACGGAAAGAACTTCAACCAGGGAGGCCACAAGGTTGGTCTGGCTGTGGAACTGGAGGCTTAA
- the LOC119586196 gene encoding uncharacterized protein LOC119586196, whose product MRDGTAKKLVAWACLGAGTVILTWTIFTMGSPRWLPLSISAWMRRKPLPRTPSDPCLPQAMRQRLASELASLSRDILAHADEDPQHSKWSAQLNLITSVLDPRMGQEDLRPPSLVCPESFDSATFTELECDSAPPLAQVLSVILPARGWDEDRVSRVVQGLGEKHDLTVILLLGKDDPEPPRGENLLVLRQNQSLSTGALLNEAVSRVKTSHVLIGDGLVHFSWDFSPLTRLLRVIDRLPAVGVAAGAYRDESGRWSHGCLQRSITNYHATFIRGYQYSGQECMYCDDVLGPFLAPVSLLRRPSLGNTLDGPLLYRDWFTRLGQEGFLYLVCPDVMFFVEAEPVMTKEDWKAYATMWVLQSVSGFNNKEYDFSCTEVHINCANLRSKINYYLIPPCCSDILMNGMAIANEYAEITGVEYEMHHGSLLGAVKLGFYLPWDFDHDIYFDCRDRRAWKAMGTYLKKTNSGCSLRYSSSKVPFVIQCKTYFIDMVCRKPLSRHTLPEIYRNVSTWVEYGGYRVPVMANPGAAARDQAGPNNLRHAQHWRVPDHPEAGAWRPCQNPIKQACLDRHPADGSLAFSSPPRCLP is encoded by the exons ATGAGGGACGGCACTGCAAAGA AACTGGTGGCATGGGCGTGCCTGGGAGCCGGGACGGTGATTCTAACATGGACTATTTTCACCATGGGCAGCCCGCGCtggcttcctctctccatctccgccTGGATGAGGAGAa AACCACTGCCAAGGACCCCTTCGGACCCCTGCCTCCCCCAGGCCATGAGGCAAAGGTTGGCCTCAGAACTCGCCTCTCTTAGCAGGGATATTCTCGCACACGCAG ACGAAGACCCGCAGCACAGCAAGTGGTCCGCTCAGCTGAACCTGATCACCTCTGTCCTGGACCCGCGCATGGGCCAGGAGGACCTCCGACCGCCGTCCCTCGTCTGCCCGGAGTCCTTCGACAGCGCCACCTTCACGGAGCTCGAGTGCGACTCCGCCCCGCCGCTCGCCCAGGTCCTGAGCGTGATCCTTCCGGCCAGAGGATGGGACGAGGACCGAGTGTCTCGCGTGGTGCAAGGCCTCGGGGAGAAGCACGACCTTACTGTCATCCTCTTGTTGGGAAAGGACGACCCCGAGCCTCCCCGCGGTGAGAACCTCCTGGTCCTGCGTCAGAATCAGTCCCTGAGTACTGGGGCGCTCCTCAACGAAGCCGTCTCCAGGGTGAAGACGTCCCACGTGCTGATAGGAGACGGCCTTGTGCACTTCTCCTGGGACTTCTCCCCACTGACGAGGCTGCTCCGGGTGATAGACCGCCTCCCAGCTGTAGGAGTCGCAGCAGGAGCCTACCGCGACGAGAGCGGGCGGTGGAGTCACGGCTGTCTCCAGAGGTCCATCACGAACTACCACGCCACGTTCATCCGCGGCTACCAGTACTCGGGCCAGGAGTGCATGTACTGTGACGACGTCCTGGGGCCCTTCCTGGCGCCGGTGAGCCTTCTTCGACGCCCCTCCCTGGGCAACACGCTGGACGGGCCACTCCTGTATCGAGACTGGTTCACGAGACTCGGGCAGGAGGGCTTCTTGTACCTCGTGTGTCCGGACGTGATGTTCTTCGTCGAGGCAGAACCTGTCATGACAAAAGAGGACTGGAAAGCGTATGCGACCATGTGGGTTCTTCAGAGCGTTAGTGGATTCAACAACAAAGAGTATGATTTTTCATGCACAGAGGTCCACATAAATTGTGCGAATTTGCGTAGTAAGATAAATTATTACCTAATCCCACCATGCTGCAGTGATATCCTAATGAACGGCATGGCCATCGCTAATGAATACGCAGAGATAACTGGCGTAGAGTACGAGATGCATCACGGGTCTCTCCTCGGAGCCGTCAAGTTGGGTTTTTACCTCCCGTGGGACTTCGATCACGACATCTACTTCGACTGCCGCGACAGGAGAGCGTGGAAGGCAATGGGCACGTACCTGAAAAAGACCAATTCCGGCTGCAGCTTGCGTTATTCCTCGTCCAAGGTACCTTTCGTCATTCAGTGCAAGACGTACTTCATCGACATGGTGTGCCGAAAGCCCCTCTCGCGCCACACTCTCCCCGAGATCTACCGGAACGTGAGTACGTGGGTCGAGTACGGGGGTTATCGGGTCCCCGTCATGGCCAACCCCGGGGCCGCCGCCAGAGACCAGGCAGGACCAAACAACCTGCGTCATGCACAACACTGGCGCGTGCCTGACCACCCCGAAGCAGGAGCGTGGCGACCCTGCCAGAATCCCATTAAGCAAGCATGCCTTGATCGCCATCCTGCTGATGGGAGTCTTGCCTTCAGTTCTCCTCCTCGGTGTTTACCTTAA
- the LOC119586197 gene encoding uncharacterized protein LOC119586197, with translation MRVSLMWQGLVASGLLALLAHRGDGFVSSLXXXXXXXISSQERVMKFAGGDTRRREGGTGDFSNMWAQWHKDASHLLLKLKTPGDKLMAIRTKLLDRIMRESKQLTSNNQSIVSIAFLAFGVILFDVLGDALFGTSSNILASLGGGLQGRETLLPGLGIFGDNINNLAEVVLNMITIYLYRDESPDCGERLLCESNQQAVSRGFLDTLVTYISGFAVSFLLHEAPLSRNLQAMRAGRKGQNCIEIYPRCSITL, from the exons ATGCGCGTGAGCCTGATGTGGCAGGGCTTGGTCGCCTCCGGGCTGCTGGCTCTCCTGGCCCACCGCGGGGATGGCTTCGTGTCGTCGCTTCNNNNNNNNNNNNNNNNNN CCATTTCTTCTCAGGAGAGGGTTATGAAATTCGCCGGAGGAGACACAAGACGCCGGGAAGGAGGTACTGGCGACTTCTCCAACATGTG GGCCCAGTGGCATAAGGACGCCTCGCACCTCCTACTGAAGCTGAAAACGCCTGGAGACAAGCTAATGGCCATCAGGACCAAGCTCCTCGACAGGATCATGAGGGAGTCCAAGCA ACTGACCTCCAACAACCAATCCATCGTGTCCATCGCCTTCCTAGCCTTCGGCGTGATTCTCTTCGACGTGCTGGGAGACGCCCTCTTCGGCACCAGCTCCAACATCCTGGCGTCCCTGGGGGGTGGGCTGCAGGGGCGCGAGACGCTCCTCCCCGGCCTCGGCATCTTCGGCGACAACATCAATAACCTGGCGGAGGTCGTGCTCAACATGATCACCATCTACCTCTACAG GGACGAGAGCCCCGACTGTGGGGAGCGCCTCCTGTGCGAGAGCAACCAGCAGGCCGTAAGTCGCGGCTTCCTCGACACCCTCGTGACTTACATCAGTGGTTTCGCGGTGTCCTTCCTCCTGCACGAAGCCCCTCTATCCCGCAACCTGCAAGCCATGAGAGCGGGTAGGAAGGGCCAAAACTGCATAGAAATATACCCGAGGTGCTCCATCACCCTGTGA
- the LOC119586559 gene encoding uncharacterized protein LOC119586559: MDCSETTKTPLDIKNMTEVQGGIEVLPTPSDATNLTLEAIVSPSAPSVDGGSWVMAVQVAAILIVVVTLVAMTSVWAVKEIWRXRQRYPLSEEEEEAVGLLEEVRGSPRKYGRCAPLTESEKLYLLCNLKDFY; the protein is encoded by the exons ATGGACTGTTCGGAAACAACAAAGACCCCATTGGACATCAAAAACATGACGGAGGTCCAAGGAGGAATCGAGGTTCTTCCTACACCGAGCGACGCCACCAACCTGACTCTCGAAGCCATAGTGTCTCCGTCAGCGCCATCGGTTGACGGCGGGAGCTGGGTGATGGCGGTGCAAGTGGCGGCTATTTTGATAGTTGTGGTGACGCTGGTGGCCATGACCTCGGTGTGGGCGGTGAAAGAAATATGGAGAN ccaggCAACGGTATCCTCtctctgaagaagaagaagaagcggtcGGGTTGctggaggaggtgagaggaagccCGAGGAAGTATGGGAGATGCGCCCCCCTGACTGAGAGCGAGAAACTCTACTTACTGTGCAATCTGAAGGACTTTTATTAG